In the Streptomyces sp. cg36 genome, one interval contains:
- a CDS encoding carbon-nitrogen hydrolase family protein: protein MPPLRTALLQSSGSPGDVAANLKVLDEAAGRAAATGADLLVTSEMFLTGYAIGDEVPRLAEAADGPAARSVAEIAVRHGLAVLYGYPERDGASVHNSAQLIGPDGAALANHRKTHLFGCFEQQWFTPGDQPVVQAELNGLRLGIVICYDVEFPENVRAHALAGTDLLLVPTALMHPAEFVAQSVVPVRAFENQMYIAYVNRTGPEGEFEFVGLSCLAGPDGTARARAGREPELVVGDADPELLAASREANPYLRDRRPGLYTSLV from the coding sequence ATGCCGCCGCTGCGCACCGCCCTGCTCCAGAGCTCCGGCTCTCCCGGCGACGTGGCCGCGAACCTGAAGGTGCTGGACGAGGCGGCCGGCCGCGCCGCGGCGACCGGGGCGGACCTGCTGGTCACCTCCGAGATGTTCCTCACCGGCTACGCCATCGGCGACGAGGTGCCGCGCCTCGCCGAGGCCGCCGACGGCCCCGCCGCGCGGTCCGTCGCCGAGATCGCCGTACGCCACGGGCTCGCCGTCCTCTACGGCTACCCGGAGCGCGACGGCGCGTCGGTGCACAACTCCGCCCAGCTCATCGGCCCCGACGGCGCCGCCCTGGCGAACCACCGCAAGACCCACCTCTTCGGCTGCTTCGAGCAGCAGTGGTTCACCCCCGGCGACCAGCCGGTCGTCCAGGCGGAGCTGAACGGGCTCCGGCTCGGGATCGTGATCTGCTACGACGTGGAGTTCCCCGAGAACGTCCGGGCGCACGCGCTGGCCGGCACCGACCTCCTCCTGGTGCCGACGGCGCTGATGCACCCCGCTGAGTTCGTCGCCCAGTCCGTGGTGCCGGTGCGCGCCTTCGAGAACCAGATGTACATCGCGTACGTCAACCGGACCGGGCCCGAGGGCGAGTTCGAGTTCGTCGGCCTCAGCTGTCTGGCGGGGCCCGACGGCACCGCCCGCGCCCGCGCCGGGCGGGAGCCCGAGCTGGTGGTCGGCGACGCCGACCCCGAGCTGCTGGCCGCCTCCCGCGAGGCCAACCCGTATCTGCGCGACCGCCGCCCCGGCCTCTACACCTCCCTCGTCTGA
- a CDS encoding flavin monoamine oxidase family protein — protein MTSTVPTAVPHTDGQPPITMFGPDFPYAYDDFLAHPAGLGQIPATEHGTEVAVIGGGLSGIISAYELMKMGLKPVVYEADQIGGRLRTVGFEGAGTEGLTAEMGAMRFPPSSTALQHYIDLVGLVTEPFPNPLAEATPSTVVDLKGETHYAETIADLPQVYRDVAAAWNACLDEGADFSDMNQAMRERDVPRIREIWAKLVEKLDNQTFYGFLCDSQAFKSFRHREIFGQVGFGTGGWDTDFPNSILEILRVVYTEADDHHRGIVGGSQQLPLRLWEREPEKIVHWAQGTSLSSLHEGAPRPAVTRLTRTAGNRITVTDASGDIRTFRAAIFTAQSWMLLSKIACDDSLFPIDHWTAIERTHYMESSKLFVPVDRPFWLDKDEDTGRDVMSMTLTDRMTRGTYLLDNGPDRPAVICLSYTWCDDSLKWLPLSATERLEVMLKSLGEIYPKVDIRKHIIGNPVTVSWENEPYFMGAFKANLPGHYRYQRRLFTHFMQDTLPEDKRGIFLAGDDISWTAGWAEGAVQTALNAVWGVMHHLGGATDATNPGPGDLYEEIKPVELPED, from the coding sequence ATGACGTCCACGGTGCCCACCGCCGTCCCGCACACCGACGGCCAGCCGCCGATCACCATGTTCGGTCCGGACTTCCCCTACGCGTACGACGACTTCCTGGCCCACCCGGCCGGGCTCGGCCAGATACCCGCGACCGAGCACGGCACCGAGGTCGCCGTCATCGGCGGCGGGCTGTCCGGGATCATCTCCGCGTACGAGCTGATGAAGATGGGCCTCAAGCCCGTCGTGTACGAGGCCGACCAGATCGGCGGACGGCTGCGCACCGTCGGCTTCGAGGGCGCCGGGACCGAGGGGCTGACCGCGGAGATGGGCGCCATGCGCTTCCCGCCGTCCTCCACCGCCCTCCAGCACTACATCGACCTCGTCGGCCTGGTCACCGAGCCGTTCCCGAACCCGCTGGCCGAGGCGACCCCCTCCACCGTCGTCGACCTCAAGGGCGAGACGCACTACGCGGAGACCATCGCCGACCTGCCGCAGGTCTACCGCGACGTGGCCGCCGCCTGGAACGCCTGCCTCGACGAGGGCGCGGACTTCTCCGACATGAACCAGGCCATGCGCGAGCGCGACGTCCCGCGCATCCGCGAGATCTGGGCCAAGCTCGTCGAGAAGCTCGACAACCAGACCTTCTACGGCTTCCTCTGCGACTCGCAGGCGTTCAAGTCCTTCCGGCACCGCGAGATCTTCGGCCAGGTCGGCTTCGGCACCGGCGGCTGGGACACCGACTTCCCCAACTCGATCCTGGAGATCCTGCGGGTCGTCTACACCGAGGCCGACGACCACCACCGCGGCATCGTCGGCGGCTCCCAGCAGCTGCCGCTGCGCCTGTGGGAGCGCGAGCCCGAGAAGATCGTCCACTGGGCGCAGGGCACCTCGCTCTCCTCGCTCCACGAGGGCGCGCCGCGCCCGGCCGTGACCCGGCTGACCCGCACCGCGGGCAACCGGATCACCGTGACCGACGCCTCCGGCGACATCCGCACCTTCCGCGCGGCGATCTTCACCGCGCAGTCCTGGATGCTGCTCTCCAAGATCGCCTGCGACGACTCGCTCTTCCCGATCGACCACTGGACGGCGATCGAGCGCACCCACTACATGGAGTCCTCGAAGCTGTTCGTGCCGGTGGACCGGCCGTTCTGGCTGGACAAGGACGAGGACACCGGCCGGGACGTCATGTCGATGACGCTCACCGACCGCATGACGCGCGGCACCTACCTCCTGGACAACGGGCCGGACCGGCCCGCCGTCATCTGCCTCTCCTACACGTGGTGCGACGACAGCCTGAAGTGGCTCCCGCTGTCGGCGACCGAGCGCCTGGAGGTCATGCTCAAGTCGCTCGGCGAGATCTATCCGAAGGTCGACATCCGCAAGCACATCATCGGCAACCCGGTGACCGTGTCGTGGGAGAACGAGCCCTACTTCATGGGCGCGTTCAAGGCGAACCTGCCGGGCCACTACCGCTACCAGCGACGCCTGTTCACCCACTTCATGCAGGACACGCTGCCCGAGGACAAGCGGGGCATCTTCCTCGCGGGCGACGACATCTCCTGGACGGCGGGCTGGGCCGAGGGCGCCGTGCAGACCGCGCTGAACGCGGTGTGGGGCGTCATGCACCACCTCGGCGGCGCCACCGACGCCACCAACCCCGGTCCGGGCGATCTGTACGAGGAGATCAAGCCGGTCGAGCTGCCGGAGGACTGA
- a CDS encoding LLM class F420-dependent oxidoreductase, which produces MAIRLGLGLPQMKQYDIGRDIPAVARAAEETGYESLWVFERVIFPTPATQGLYGIPGLPWPDGYRSVADPLVSLTLAAGATERARLGTSVLVAPLHVPFQLARSLATLDAASGGRVLAGIGTGWSHDEYAAAAVAPFERRGKVLDETLDVFAAVWGPDPVAYEGEFTTIAPSEVGPKPARPIPVYLAASGPRATRRVVDRADGWMPVAQGADQLAQAWSGLRELAAERGRERPLEVCVRINARRTPKPYEGDDRQPFTGSSAQIVADLAAHAHEGIGEFLLDLQGSARDAEELKDIAAEVYQLARAAGL; this is translated from the coding sequence ATGGCGATCCGGCTCGGACTCGGTCTCCCGCAGATGAAGCAGTACGACATCGGCCGGGACATCCCGGCGGTGGCCCGCGCGGCGGAGGAGACGGGCTACGAGAGCCTGTGGGTCTTCGAGCGGGTGATCTTCCCGACCCCGGCGACCCAGGGGCTGTACGGGATACCGGGCCTGCCCTGGCCCGACGGCTACCGTTCGGTGGCCGACCCGCTGGTGTCGCTCACCCTCGCGGCGGGCGCCACCGAGCGGGCCCGGCTGGGCACCAGCGTGCTGGTGGCGCCGCTGCACGTGCCGTTCCAGCTGGCCCGCTCGCTCGCCACGCTGGACGCGGCCAGCGGCGGCCGGGTGCTGGCGGGCATCGGCACGGGCTGGTCCCACGACGAGTACGCGGCGGCGGCCGTGGCCCCCTTCGAGCGGCGCGGCAAGGTGCTCGACGAGACGCTCGACGTGTTCGCCGCGGTCTGGGGCCCGGATCCGGTGGCGTACGAGGGCGAGTTCACCACGATCGCCCCCAGCGAGGTCGGGCCGAAGCCCGCGCGGCCGATCCCGGTCTACCTGGCGGCCTCCGGCCCGCGGGCGACCCGCCGGGTGGTGGACCGGGCCGACGGCTGGATGCCGGTCGCGCAGGGCGCGGACCAGCTCGCCCAGGCGTGGAGCGGGCTTCGGGAGCTGGCCGCCGAGCGCGGCCGGGAGCGCCCCCTGGAGGTGTGCGTCCGGATCAACGCCCGCCGTACGCCGAAGCCCTACGAGGGCGACGACCGGCAGCCGTTCACCGGCAGCTCGGCGCAGATCGTGGCCGACCTGGCGGCCCACGCGCACGAGGGCATCGGCGAGTTCCTCCTCGACCTCCAGGGCTCGGCCCGGGACGCGGAGGAGCTCAAGGACATCGCGGCCGAGGTGTACCAACTGGCGCGCGCGGCCGGGCTGTAG
- a CDS encoding DUF5995 family protein: MARTEQWAGGTRAAGAAVDTVVARMRGLRASLPPGDGVAVFNGVYLAVTEEIGRSLGRGAFTDVRAAATLDVLFARRYLRAVDEAAAGGRPPACWRPLFQYRRHPGVRPLQFALCGVNAHIGHDLPLAVVDSCGALGCEPADLEDDFDVVGDTLVALEERVREELMPGPDLLEVADPLTHLLASWSLERAREAAWSSARLLWRLRELPELSREFSERMDAGVGLVGRCLLTPYALPPAPSALGVPSWRSGSDSVSRR; encoded by the coding sequence ATGGCGCGGACCGAGCAGTGGGCAGGGGGGACACGGGCCGCCGGGGCGGCCGTGGACACCGTGGTGGCGCGGATGCGGGGGCTGCGCGCGAGCCTGCCGCCCGGCGACGGCGTGGCCGTCTTCAACGGGGTCTACCTCGCGGTCACCGAGGAGATCGGCCGGTCGCTGGGCCGGGGCGCGTTCACCGACGTACGGGCGGCGGCCACCCTGGACGTGCTGTTCGCCCGGCGCTATCTGCGGGCGGTCGACGAGGCCGCGGCCGGGGGACGCCCGCCCGCGTGCTGGCGTCCGCTGTTCCAGTACCGCCGCCACCCGGGGGTGCGCCCGCTCCAGTTCGCGCTGTGCGGGGTGAACGCCCACATCGGGCACGACCTGCCGCTCGCCGTGGTCGACAGCTGCGGGGCGCTGGGCTGTGAACCGGCCGATCTGGAGGACGACTTCGACGTCGTCGGGGACACGCTGGTGGCCCTGGAGGAGCGGGTGCGCGAGGAGCTGATGCCGGGTCCGGACCTGCTGGAGGTCGCGGACCCGCTCACGCATCTGCTGGCGTCCTGGAGCCTGGAGCGGGCGCGCGAGGCCGCCTGGTCCTCCGCGCGACTCCTGTGGCGGCTGCGGGAACTTCCGGAGCTGTCCCGGGAGTTCAGTGAACGGATGGACGCGGGGGTCGGCCTGGTCGGCCGGTGCCTGCTGACGCCGTACGCGCTTCCCCCGGCACCCTCGGCCCTAGGAGTTCCCTCATGGCGATCCGGCTCGGACTCGGTCTCCCGCAGATGA
- a CDS encoding uracil-xanthine permease family protein: MGLGVRWTLHGDGRTPAPGAVVRPDERLSWPRTIGLGAQHVVAMFGASFVAPVLMGLDPNLAIMMSGVATAIFLLATKGRVPSYLGCSLSFVGVAATIRATGGSSATVTGAVLVVGAVLFAAGLAVRRFGARIIHAAMPPVVTGAVVMLIGFNLAPVTASTYWPQDQWTALLVMLFTGLAVVCLRGFWSRVAIFLGLLFGYGVSWLFDRVFGKINSVAGAGEATDHWRLDLSGVGRADWIGLPSFHAPHFEWSAILVALPVVIALIAENAGHVKAVGEMTGDDLDDQLGTAIAADGAASVLSTAVGGPPNTTYSENIGVMAATRVYSTAAYWAAAGFALLFGVCPKFGAVVAAIPGGVLGGITVILYGMIGLLGAQIWINAKVDLRNPLNLVPAAAGIIIGIGGVSLKFTDDFRLSGIALGTIVVITGYHVLRALAPAHLKEQEPLLDEGTSSYGTEGAARAADGGEPGGRSPSSR; encoded by the coding sequence ATGGGCCTCGGCGTGCGCTGGACCCTGCACGGCGACGGGCGGACCCCCGCACCCGGCGCCGTCGTACGTCCGGACGAGCGGCTCTCCTGGCCCCGGACGATCGGCCTCGGCGCCCAGCACGTGGTGGCCATGTTCGGCGCCTCGTTCGTGGCGCCGGTCCTCATGGGCCTCGACCCCAACCTCGCGATCATGATGTCCGGCGTGGCCACGGCCATCTTCCTGCTGGCCACCAAGGGCCGGGTGCCCAGCTACCTCGGCTGCTCGCTCTCCTTCGTCGGAGTCGCCGCCACGATCCGGGCCACCGGCGGCAGCAGCGCCACCGTCACCGGCGCGGTCCTGGTCGTCGGGGCCGTGCTCTTCGCGGCCGGTCTCGCGGTGCGCCGGTTCGGCGCCCGGATCATCCACGCGGCGATGCCGCCCGTCGTGACCGGCGCCGTGGTGATGCTGATCGGCTTCAACCTGGCCCCGGTCACCGCCTCCACCTACTGGCCCCAGGACCAGTGGACCGCCCTGCTGGTGATGCTCTTCACCGGGCTCGCCGTGGTCTGTCTGCGCGGCTTCTGGTCCCGGGTGGCGATCTTCCTCGGCCTGCTCTTCGGCTACGGCGTCTCCTGGCTCTTCGACCGCGTCTTCGGCAAGATCAACTCCGTCGCGGGCGCGGGCGAGGCCACCGACCACTGGCGACTGGACCTCTCCGGCGTCGGCAGGGCCGACTGGATCGGGCTGCCCTCCTTCCACGCCCCGCACTTCGAGTGGTCCGCCATCCTGGTCGCGCTCCCCGTGGTGATCGCCCTGATCGCCGAGAACGCCGGACACGTCAAGGCCGTCGGCGAGATGACCGGAGACGACCTCGACGACCAGCTCGGCACGGCGATCGCCGCCGACGGCGCCGCCTCCGTGCTGTCCACCGCCGTCGGCGGCCCGCCCAACACCACGTACTCCGAGAACATCGGCGTCATGGCGGCCACCCGCGTCTACTCGACCGCCGCCTACTGGGCCGCCGCCGGATTCGCGCTGCTCTTCGGCGTCTGCCCCAAGTTCGGCGCGGTCGTCGCGGCGATCCCCGGCGGCGTCCTCGGCGGCATCACCGTCATCCTGTACGGCATGATCGGTCTGCTGGGCGCCCAGATCTGGATCAACGCCAAGGTGGACCTGCGCAATCCGCTGAACCTGGTCCCCGCCGCCGCGGGCATCATCATCGGCATCGGCGGCGTCTCGCTGAAGTTCACCGACGACTTCCGGCTCAGCGGGATCGCGCTCGGCACCATCGTCGTCATCACCGGCTACCACGTGCTGCGCGCCCTGGCCCCGGCCCACCTCAAGGAGCAGGAGCCCCTCCTGGACGAGGGCACCTCCTCGTACGGCACGGAGGGCGCCGCGCGGGCGGCCGACGGCGGCGAGCCGGGCGGCCGTTCCCCCTCCTCCCGCTGA
- a CDS encoding MFS transporter, with amino-acid sequence MGRDRAADRAGDEDGTREAAPCAARLRRARIAIAAVFCVHGAVTGNFATRVPWIQEHAGVSTGQLGLALAFPAIGSSLLMPLSGAVTHRFGARRALRGMLALWTLGLALPALAPNMYTLCAALFLYGATSGLSDVAMNALGVETENRLGRSIMSGLHGMWSAGAVAGSAAGTLAAHLGADARLHHLLAAAVLTALGAYVCGGVLDLRSAPGEAAPPRFALPPRSALVIGLVAFCAVFAEGASLDWSAVYLRDSLDTSAGLAAATTTAFTLTMAVTRIAGDKVVDRFGAVRTVRWGGALAATGGTLVVLAPRPAVAMAGFALIGLGVAVVVPLAFAAAARSGPRPSQAIAGVATITYTSGLIAPSAIGGIAGLTSLVVSFGLVTLLTLGLVAGAGVLRPGGAARAGATGAAPAESSGATR; translated from the coding sequence ATGGGTCGGGACAGGGCTGCGGACAGGGCTGGGGACGAGGACGGCACCCGGGAGGCGGCACCGTGCGCGGCCCGGCTGCGCCGCGCACGGATCGCGATAGCCGCCGTGTTCTGCGTGCACGGCGCGGTCACCGGCAACTTCGCCACCCGGGTCCCCTGGATCCAGGAGCACGCCGGGGTCTCCACCGGCCAGCTCGGCCTGGCGCTCGCGTTCCCCGCGATCGGCTCGTCGCTGCTGATGCCGCTCTCCGGCGCCGTCACCCACCGGTTCGGGGCGCGCCGGGCGCTGCGCGGCATGCTCGCCCTGTGGACCCTGGGCCTCGCGCTCCCGGCGCTGGCGCCCAACATGTACACGCTGTGCGCGGCGCTGTTCCTGTACGGGGCGACCTCGGGCCTGTCGGACGTGGCGATGAACGCGCTGGGCGTGGAGACCGAGAACCGGCTGGGCCGCTCCATCATGTCGGGGCTGCACGGCATGTGGAGCGCGGGCGCGGTGGCCGGTTCGGCGGCCGGGACCCTGGCCGCGCACCTGGGGGCCGACGCGCGCCTGCACCACCTGCTGGCGGCGGCCGTGCTGACCGCGCTCGGCGCGTACGTCTGCGGCGGCGTCCTGGACCTGCGCAGCGCGCCCGGCGAGGCCGCCCCGCCGCGCTTCGCGCTGCCGCCCAGGAGCGCGCTGGTGATCGGACTGGTCGCGTTCTGCGCGGTGTTCGCCGAGGGCGCGAGCCTGGACTGGTCGGCGGTCTACCTGCGGGACTCCCTGGACACCTCGGCGGGCCTCGCCGCCGCCACGACCACCGCCTTCACCCTCACCATGGCGGTGACCCGGATCGCGGGCGACAAGGTGGTGGACCGGTTCGGCGCGGTACGGACGGTGCGCTGGGGCGGCGCGCTGGCCGCGACGGGCGGCACCCTGGTCGTCCTGGCGCCCCGGCCGGCCGTCGCGATGGCCGGGTTCGCCCTCATCGGCCTCGGGGTGGCGGTCGTGGTGCCGCTGGCCTTCGCGGCGGCGGCGCGCAGCGGGCCGCGCCCGAGCCAGGCCATCGCGGGCGTCGCCACCATCACGTACACCTCGGGCCTGATCGCGCCCTCGGCCATCGGCGGGATCGCCGGTCTGACCTCGCTGGTGGTGTCGTTCGGCCTGGTCACGCTGCTGACGCTGGGGCTGGTGGCGGGCGCGGGCGTGCTGCGCCCGGGCGGCGCGGCGCGGGCCGGGGCCACGGGGGCGGCGCCGGCCGAGTCCTCCGGCGCCACCCGGTGA
- a CDS encoding ROK family transcriptional regulator, with amino-acid sequence MPAPTSAAPASPSTARAINDRLALRLLQDEGPLTAGQLKKLTGLSRPTVADLVERLQGSGLVEVVGESGAERRGPNARLYGIVADRAHLAALDVRTDSVAVLVADLLGNPLAEAALPIGAEAGTGPAVERAVALVERAAREAGAARLHSVGVGAPGLIDPVSGELRETTGLPAWHRELVAALSGRLSAGVLVENEVNLAAMAEHRLGAARGRDDFVLFWLGRGVGAAVFLDGRLRRGVSGGAGEIGFLPVPGTSGLPSATGCDGGFHSLAGAGAIVRLAARHGLTGGAEALVRDAEGPFLEELAERLAIGAAAVVSVLDPGLVVLGGELGHAGGEVLAERVRRRLAALSPLGTEVRATGLGDRAVLRGALLAARDAAQDDLFGPPAP; translated from the coding sequence ATGCCCGCACCGACCTCCGCCGCCCCCGCCTCACCCAGCACCGCCCGGGCCATCAACGACCGGCTGGCCCTGCGCCTGCTGCAGGACGAGGGGCCGCTGACGGCGGGTCAGCTCAAGAAGCTCACCGGCCTGTCCCGGCCCACCGTCGCCGACCTGGTCGAACGGCTCCAGGGCTCGGGCCTGGTCGAGGTGGTGGGGGAGTCCGGCGCCGAGCGGCGCGGCCCCAACGCCCGGCTGTACGGGATCGTCGCGGACCGGGCCCATCTCGCCGCCCTGGACGTGCGCACCGACAGCGTCGCCGTCCTGGTCGCCGATCTCCTCGGCAATCCGCTGGCCGAGGCGGCGCTCCCCATCGGGGCGGAGGCGGGTACCGGGCCCGCCGTGGAGCGGGCGGTGGCGCTGGTCGAGCGCGCCGCGCGGGAGGCGGGCGCCGCCCGGCTGCACAGCGTCGGCGTGGGCGCGCCCGGCCTGATCGACCCGGTCTCCGGCGAACTGCGCGAGACCACGGGCCTGCCCGCCTGGCACCGGGAGCTGGTCGCGGCCCTCAGCGGGCGGCTCTCGGCCGGGGTCCTCGTCGAGAACGAGGTCAATCTGGCCGCGATGGCGGAACACCGGCTCGGGGCCGCGCGCGGCCGGGACGACTTCGTGCTGTTCTGGCTGGGCCGGGGCGTGGGCGCGGCCGTCTTCCTGGACGGCAGGCTGCGCCGGGGGGTCTCCGGGGGCGCCGGCGAGATCGGCTTCCTGCCGGTCCCCGGCACGTCCGGGCTGCCCTCGGCGACCGGCTGCGACGGCGGGTTCCACTCCCTCGCGGGCGCCGGGGCGATCGTCCGGCTGGCGGCCCGGCACGGTCTGACGGGCGGCGCCGAGGCCCTGGTCCGGGACGCGGAGGGGCCGTTCCTGGAGGAGCTGGCCGAGCGGCTCGCGATTGGCGCGGCGGCCGTGGTCTCGGTCCTCGACCCGGGCCTGGTCGTGCTCGGCGGCGAACTCGGCCACGCGGGCGGAGAGGTGCTGGCCGAGCGGGTGCGGCGGCGGCTCGCCGCGCTGAGCCCCCTCGGCACCGAGGTGCGGGCGACCGGGCTGGGCGACCGGGCGGTGCTGCGCGGCGCCCTGCTGGCGGCGCGGGACGCGGCCCAGGACGACCTCTTCGGCCCGCCCGCGCCCTGA
- a CDS encoding chitinase C-terminal domain-containing protein, translating to MQSPTRTRATLLATGAAVAGLLLSTLSTGVSQAADNESCRPDGLYKTPGVDVPYCSVYDSEGREKMGPDHQRRVIGYFTGWRTGQDGTPAYLASDIPWDKVTHINYAFAHIGSDNKISVGSDSEKNAATGMTWPGVAGAEMDPALPYKGHFNLLNKFKKQHPNVKTLISVGGWAETGGFFGDDGKRVGSGGFYSMATNADGSVNQPGIDTFADSAVAFIKKYGFNGVDIDYEYPTTMKDAGNPLDWTLSNARRAGLVKGYAALMKSLREKLDRAGAADGKHYLLSVAAPSSGYLLRGMETFQVQKYLDYVNIMSYDLHGAWNEYVGPNASLFDDGKDAELAAAGVYSTSQYGGIGYLNADWAYHYFRGSMPAGRINMGLPYYTRGFKNVTGGTDGLWGKAATTTCPAGSGLTKCGDGATGIDNLWHDLDDNGKEAPAGSNPMWHAKNLEKGVVGDYVTKYGFPADTKLTGTYARKYSSTLVAPWLWNDQKKVFLSTEDEQSVNAKADYVVNNGIGGTMVWELAGDYGYNAAKGQYEPGSTLTSAMYDKFKSASPYGAKRSTVTLPTQALDIGVDFGQFPLGDSNYPISPKVTITNNTKATLPGGTEFQFDYGTSAPANAKDQSGFGTTIVRSDHSGSNAGGLKGDYNRVSLKLPAWQTLAPGASVTLDFVYYLPVSTPSNWTVTFGGQTYALAGDLTRGATVVEPGTGTSTGGTTGGGTGGTTGGSTGGSTGGTTGGTTGGSTGGTTGGTCSAPAWSATAEYGGGTTVSNKAHNWKSKWWTKGEEPGSTGEWGVWQDLGAC from the coding sequence GTGCAGTCCCCCACTCGTACGAGAGCCACGCTGCTCGCGACCGGTGCCGCGGTCGCCGGGCTGCTGCTCTCGACCCTGTCCACCGGCGTCTCCCAGGCCGCCGACAACGAGTCCTGCCGTCCCGACGGGCTGTACAAGACGCCCGGCGTCGACGTGCCGTACTGCTCGGTGTACGACTCCGAGGGCCGCGAGAAGATGGGCCCCGACCACCAGCGCCGGGTCATCGGCTACTTCACCGGCTGGCGCACCGGCCAGGACGGGACCCCGGCCTATCTCGCCTCCGACATCCCGTGGGACAAGGTCACCCACATCAATTACGCCTTCGCGCACATCGGCTCCGACAACAAGATCTCGGTCGGCTCCGACAGCGAGAAGAACGCGGCGACCGGCATGACCTGGCCGGGCGTCGCGGGCGCCGAGATGGACCCGGCGCTCCCCTACAAGGGCCATTTCAACCTGCTGAACAAATTCAAGAAGCAGCACCCGAACGTCAAGACCCTCATTTCGGTGGGCGGCTGGGCCGAGACCGGCGGATTCTTCGGTGACGACGGCAAGCGCGTCGGCTCGGGCGGCTTCTACTCCATGGCCACCAACGCCGACGGCTCGGTGAACCAGCCGGGCATCGACACCTTCGCCGACTCGGCCGTGGCCTTCATCAAGAAGTACGGGTTCAACGGCGTCGACATCGACTACGAGTACCCCACCACGATGAAGGACGCGGGCAATCCGCTCGACTGGACCCTCTCCAACGCCCGCCGGGCGGGCCTGGTCAAGGGCTATGCCGCGCTGATGAAGTCGCTCCGGGAGAAGCTCGACCGCGCGGGGGCGGCCGACGGCAAGCACTATCTGCTCTCCGTCGCGGCGCCGTCCTCCGGCTATCTGCTGCGCGGCATGGAGACCTTCCAGGTCCAGAAGTACCTGGACTACGTCAACATCATGTCGTACGACCTGCACGGCGCGTGGAACGAGTACGTGGGCCCGAACGCCTCGCTCTTCGACGACGGCAAGGACGCGGAACTCGCCGCCGCGGGCGTCTACTCCACTTCCCAGTACGGCGGGATCGGCTATCTGAACGCGGACTGGGCGTACCACTACTTCCGCGGTTCGATGCCCGCCGGACGCATCAACATGGGCCTGCCGTACTACACGCGCGGCTTCAAGAACGTGACCGGCGGGACGGACGGGCTGTGGGGCAAGGCCGCCACGACCACCTGTCCGGCCGGGTCGGGGCTGACCAAGTGCGGTGACGGCGCGACCGGCATCGACAACCTCTGGCACGACCTCGACGACAACGGCAAGGAGGCCCCGGCGGGCTCCAACCCGATGTGGCACGCCAAGAACCTGGAGAAGGGCGTCGTCGGCGACTACGTCACCAAGTACGGCTTCCCCGCCGACACCAAGCTGACCGGCACCTACGCGCGCAAGTACAGCTCGACGCTGGTCGCGCCCTGGCTGTGGAACGACCAGAAGAAGGTGTTCCTCTCCACCGAGGACGAGCAGTCGGTGAACGCCAAGGCCGACTACGTGGTCAACAACGGCATCGGCGGCACGATGGTGTGGGAGCTCGCGGGCGACTACGGCTACAACGCCGCCAAGGGGCAGTACGAGCCCGGCTCGACGCTGACGTCCGCGATGTACGACAAGTTCAAGTCGGCCTCCCCGTACGGCGCCAAGCGCTCCACCGTCACGCTGCCGACGCAGGCGCTGGACATCGGTGTGGACTTCGGGCAGTTCCCGCTCGGCGACTCCAACTACCCGATCAGCCCCAAGGTGACGATCACCAACAACACCAAGGCGACGCTGCCGGGCGGCACGGAGTTCCAGTTCGACTACGGGACCTCGGCCCCGGCCAACGCCAAGGACCAGTCCGGCTTCGGCACCACGATCGTGCGCAGCGACCACAGCGGCAGCAACGCGGGCGGTCTGAAGGGCGACTACAACCGGGTCTCGCTGAAGCTCCCGGCCTGGCAGACGCTGGCGCCCGGTGCCTCGGTGACGCTGGACTTCGTCTACTACCTGCCGGTGTCGACGCCGTCCAACTGGACGGTGACGTTCGGCGGCCAGACGTACGCGCTGGCCGGTGACCTCACCCGCGGCGCGACCGTGGTCGAGCCCGGCACGGGCACCAGCACCGGCGGAACCACGGGCGGCGGCACTGGTGGGACCACCGGTGGCTCGACCGGCGGCAGCACCGGCGGGACGACGGGCGGCACCACGGGCGGGTCGACCGGTGGCACCACCGGCGGCACCTGCTCCGCGCCCGCCTGGTCGGCCACGGCCGAGTACGGCGGCGGCACCACCGTCTCCAACAAGGCGCACAACTGGAAGTCCAAGTGGTGGACGAAGGGCGAGGAGCCCGGCTCCACCGGCGAGTGGGGGGTGTGGCAGGACCTCGGCGCCTGCTGA